Genomic DNA from Streptomyces sp. NBC_01571:
GTGCGCTGCTCGTCGCCGTTGGCCCGATGGTAGCCGCGGACCGCGAGCAGACCGGCCAGCTCGCCCTGCGAACCGGCGTTGGGCTGCAGCGACACCTTGTCGTAGCCGGTGACCTCGGCGAGCCGCGTCTCCAGCTCCTCGATGAGCGTGAGGTAACCCTGCGCCTGCTCGGCGGGCACGAAGGGGTGCAGCTGGCCGAACTCGGGCCAGGTGACCGGCTCCATCTCGGTGGTCGCGTTGAGCTTCATGGTGCAGGAGCCCAGCGGGATCATGCCGCGGTCCAGCGCGTAGTCGCGGTCGGAGAGTTTGCGCAGGTAGCGCAGCATCGCGGTCTCGGAGCGGTACTGGTGGAACACCGGGTGCGTGAGGTAGTCGTCGGTGCGCAGCAGCGCCGCGGGCAGGGTGTCCTCGGTGCTCTCGTCCAGCGCCTCGATGTCGCCCTCGACGCCGAACGCGGCCCACACGGAACCCAGTTGCCTGCGTGCGGTGGTCTCGTCACAGGCGATCGACACGTGGTCGGCGTCGACGAGGTGGAGGTTGACACCCTGGTCTCGCGCGCTCGTCACGATGTCGGCGGCGCGGCCCGGCACGCGGACGGTCAGCGTGTCGAAGTACGCGCCGTGCACGACCTCGACGCCGCCGGCCTTCAGCCCCTCGGCGAGGAGCGTGGCGTAGCGGTGGGTGCGACGGGCGATCGTCCGCAGTCCGTCCGGCCCGTGGTAGACGGCGTACATGCCGGCCATCACGGCGAGCAGCACCTGCGCGGTGCAGATGTTGCTGGTGGCCTTCTCACGGCGGATGTGCTGCTCGCGCGTCTGCAGAGCGAGCCGGTACGCCTTGTGCCCGTCCGCGTCGACGGAGACGCCGACCAGCCGGCCGGGCAGGCTGCGCGCGAACTTCTCGCGAACCGCCATGTATCCGGCGTGCGGACCGCCGAAGCCCATCGGAACGCCGAACCGCTGGGTGGTGCCGACCGCGATGTCGGCGCCGAGCTCGCCGGGCGAGGTGAGCAGGGTCAGGGCGAGCAGGTCGGCGGCGACGGTGACGACCGCTCCGAGCTCGTGCGCCTGCTCGATGACGGGCTTGAGGTCGCGTACGGCACCGGAGGCACCCGGGTACTGGACGAGCACGCCGTTGATCTCGCGCTCGGCGATCTCGGCCGGGATGCCCTCGCTCAGATCGGCGACGACGACCTCGACGCCGGTGGGCTCGGCGCGGGTCTCGATGACGGCGACGGTCTGCGGCAGGGCGTCCGCGTCGATCAGGAAGAGGCCCTTCTTGTTCTTGCCCATGCGCCGGGACAGCGCCATCGCCTCGGCGGCCGCGGTGCCCTCGTCGAGCAGCGAGGCGCCGGAGGTGGGCAGCCCGGTCAGCTCGGCGACCACGGTCTGGAAGTTGAGCAGCGCCTCCAGGCGGCCCTGCGAGATCTCCGGCTGGTACGGCGTGTAGGCGGTGTACCAGGCCGGGTTCTCCATGACGTTGCGCAGGATCACCGGCGGCGTGAAGGTGCCGTAGTAACCG
This window encodes:
- the gcvP gene encoding aminomethyl-transferring glycine dehydrogenase — translated: MTAHRIPLSELEQGIPFEQRHIGPAPEARAKMLAQVGYGSLDELTAAAVPDVIKNAEALELPGARTEAEVLAELRSLADRNQVLDPMIGLGYYGTFTPPVILRNVMENPAWYTAYTPYQPEISQGRLEALLNFQTVVAELTGLPTSGASLLDEGTAAAEAMALSRRMGKNKKGLFLIDADALPQTVAVIETRAEPTGVEVVVADLSEGIPAEIAEREINGVLVQYPGASGAVRDLKPVIEQAHELGAVVTVAADLLALTLLTSPGELGADIAVGTTQRFGVPMGFGGPHAGYMAVREKFARSLPGRLVGVSVDADGHKAYRLALQTREQHIRREKATSNICTAQVLLAVMAGMYAVYHGPDGLRTIARRTHRYATLLAEGLKAGGVEVVHGAYFDTLTVRVPGRAADIVTSARDQGVNLHLVDADHVSIACDETTARRQLGSVWAAFGVEGDIEALDESTEDTLPAALLRTDDYLTHPVFHQYRSETAMLRYLRKLSDRDYALDRGMIPLGSCTMKLNATTEMEPVTWPEFGQLHPFVPAEQAQGYLTLIEELETRLAEVTGYDKVSLQPNAGSQGELAGLLAVRGYHRANGDEQRTVCLIPSSAHGTNAASAVMAGMKVVVVKTAEDGEIDIADLRAKIEQHRDELAVLMITYPSTHGVFEEHVADICAQVHEAGGQVYVDGANLNALVGLAKPGHFGGDVSHLNLHKTFCIPHGGGGPGVGPVGVRAHLAPFLPNHPLQPAAGPETGVGPISAAPWGSAGILPISWAYVRLMGGEGLKRATQVAVLSANYIAKRLEPHYPVLYTGPGGLVAHECIIDLRPLTKATGVSVDDVAKRLIDYGFHAPTMSFPVAGTLMIEPTESEDLVELDRFCEAMIAIRAEIEKVGSGDWTVDDNPLRNAPHTAAALGGEWKHAYTREQAVFPAGVAAADKYWPPVRRIDQAYGDRNLVCSCPPLDAYED